From Pongo pygmaeus isolate AG05252 chromosome 2, NHGRI_mPonPyg2-v2.0_pri, whole genome shotgun sequence, a single genomic window includes:
- the ZBED2 gene encoding zinc finger BED domain-containing protein 2: MMRREEEEEEGTMMKAKGDLEMKEEEEISETGELVGPFVSAMPTPTPHNKGTRFSEAWEYFHLAPARAGHHPNQYATCRLCGRQVSRGPGVNVGTTALWKHLKSMHREELEKSGHGQAGQRQDPKPHGPQLPMGIEGDWGRLLEQVGTMALWASQREKEVLRRERAVEWRERAVEKRERALEEVERAILEMKWKVRAEKEACQREKELPVAVHPFHFV; this comes from the coding sequence ATGATGAGgcgggaagaggaggaagaggagggaaccATGATGAAGGCAAAAGGGGACTTAGagatgaaggaagaggaagagattagtgagacaggagaactggTTGGCCCTTTTGTGAGTGCTATGCCCACTCCAACGCCCCACAACAAGGGCACCCGGTTCTCTGAGGCATGGGAGTATTTCCACCTAGCCCCTGCTCGTGCTGGGCACCATCCCAACCAGTATGCCACCTGCCGCCTGTGTGGTAGGCAGGTGAGCCGTGGCCCTGGGGTCAATgtgggcaccactgcactgtggaaGCATCTGAAAAGCATGCACAGAGAAGAGCTGGAGAAGAGTGGCCATGGTCAGGCTGGGCAGCGCCAGGATCCAAAGCCCCATGGGCCCCAGCTCCCCATGGGCATTGAGGGTGACTGGGGTAGGCTCCTGGAGCAGGTGGGCACCATGGCTTTGTGGGCCagccaaagggaaaaggaggTGCTTAGGAGGGAAAGGGCAGTGGAATGGCGGGAGAGGGCTGTGGAAAAAAGGGAGCGAGCCCTGGAGGAGGTGGAAAGGGCCATCCTGGAGATGAAGTGGAAGGTGAGGGCTGAGAAGGAGGCATGCCAGCGGGAGAAAGAGCTGCCTGTAGCAGTACATCCCTTCCATTTTGTTTAA